In Paenibacillus algicola, a genomic segment contains:
- the yaaA gene encoding S4 domain-containing protein YaaA, which yields MKLITIHSEYIKLDTFLKLADCVSTGGMAKALLQEGMVKVNGESEERRGRKLYPGDQVEVEDCGSFQVAAQ from the coding sequence ATGAAATTAATAACTATCCACAGTGAATATATTAAGCTGGATACATTTTTGAAGCTGGCGGATTGTGTATCCACAGGCGGCATGGCCAAGGCTCTTTTGCAGGAGGGCATGGTGAAGGTAAACGGAGAGAGCGAGGAGCGCCGAGGGCGGAAGCTGTATCCGGGAGATCAGGTCGAGGTGGAGGATTGCGGAAGCTTCCAGGTCGCTGCACAATAA
- the recF gene encoding DNA replication/repair protein RecF (All proteins in this family for which functions are known are DNA-binding proteins that assist the filamentation of RecA onto DNA for the initiation of recombination or recombinational repair.), which yields MFVKNIRLQHYRNYEHLHLDSFGDVNLIIGQNAQGKTNLVEALFVLALSKSHRTSKDKELIAFDQSHAHMAAEVEKKYGSLKLELSLSTQGKKARINGLEQRKLSDFIGTLNVVMFAPEDLEIVKGTPGIRRRFLDMEIGQVTPSYLFHLQQYQKVLLQRNNLLKSLWGKDASQQGMLDIWNAQLVEHGVKIVKKRKQFIKKLQKWAESIHQGITNGLEELQLLYLPSFSNTEEEDEAVLFEAFMIKLSQVKDQEIRRGMTLAGPHRDDLAFYINGKEVQTYGSQGQQRTTALSLKLAEIELIQEEIGEYPVLLLDDVLSELDPYRQTQLIETFQSKVQTFITATGVESLNADKLKDARIYTVHSGQVDL from the coding sequence TTGTTTGTGAAAAACATCCGTTTACAGCACTATCGCAACTATGAGCACCTGCATCTGGATTCCTTCGGAGACGTTAATTTAATCATCGGTCAAAATGCACAGGGCAAAACCAATCTGGTGGAAGCCCTGTTCGTTCTTGCCCTGAGCAAAAGCCATCGCACCTCCAAGGATAAGGAGCTGATCGCTTTTGATCAGAGCCATGCCCATATGGCCGCCGAGGTGGAGAAGAAATACGGCAGCCTGAAGCTGGAGCTGTCGCTTTCCACACAGGGGAAGAAGGCACGCATTAACGGGCTGGAGCAGCGGAAGCTGAGCGATTTTATCGGAACGCTGAATGTGGTTATGTTTGCTCCGGAGGATCTCGAAATTGTAAAAGGTACACCCGGCATCCGCCGCCGGTTTCTCGATATGGAGATCGGACAGGTAACACCAAGCTATCTGTTTCATCTGCAGCAATATCAGAAGGTGCTGCTGCAGCGCAACAATCTGCTGAAGAGCTTATGGGGGAAGGATGCCTCCCAGCAGGGGATGCTGGATATTTGGAATGCCCAGCTTGTTGAGCACGGTGTTAAAATTGTAAAGAAGAGGAAACAATTTATAAAAAAGCTGCAAAAGTGGGCGGAAAGCATCCATCAGGGGATTACGAACGGCCTGGAGGAGCTGCAGCTGCTATACCTGCCTTCGTTCTCCAATACGGAGGAAGAAGATGAAGCTGTCTTATTTGAGGCGTTTATGATAAAATTATCACAAGTGAAAGATCAGGAAATCAGACGCGGCATGACGCTGGCAGGTCCTCATCGAGACGACCTGGCCTTTTATATAAACGGCAAGGAAGTGCAGACGTATGGATCCCAGGGTCAGCAGCGGACAACCGCGCTGTCCCTTAAACTCGCGGAAATCGAGCTTATTCAGGAGGAGATCGGAGAGTATCCGGTGCTGCTGCTGGATGATGTGCTGTCGGAGCTGGATCCGTACCGTCAGACACAGCTGATTGAAACCTTTCAAAGCAAGGTACAGACGTTCATTACGGCGACAGGCGTAGAGAGCCTCAATGCTGATAAATTAAAGGATGCCCGCATTTATACGGTTCACAGCGGTCAAGTGGACCTCTAA
- the remB gene encoding extracellular matrix regulator RemB has product MYIHLGGEKIIRSSELVGIFDVSIEKSSKVSKQFITHARQNKVVEFIGEEDPKSIVVTKGIVYYSPISSATLKKRANLFVANA; this is encoded by the coding sequence ATCTATATTCATTTGGGTGGCGAGAAGATTATCCGGTCCTCGGAGCTGGTTGGCATCTTTGATGTTTCGATTGAGAAGTCCTCAAAGGTCTCCAAGCAGTTCATTACGCATGCCAGGCAGAACAAGGTGGTTGAGTTTATCGGCGAAGAGGATCCTAAATCCATTGTCGTGACCAAGGGCATCGTTTACTATTCTCCTATTTCCTCGGCTACGCTCAAGAAACGAGCAAACTTATTTGTTGCGAACGCTTAA
- the gyrB gene encoding DNA topoisomerase (ATP-hydrolyzing) subunit B, with the protein MSMNQPAYDENQIQVLEGLEAVRKRPGMYIGSTSEKGLHHLVWEVVDNSIDEAMAGICDEIEVIVHKDNSITVIDNGRGIPVGENAKLKKSTLEVVMTVLHAGGKFGGGGYKVSGGLHGVGVSVVNALSSKVVVQVKRDGHVYQQEYHRGVPQYDIQVIGDSDEHGTTVTFLPDPEIFTETTEYNYQTLLTRIRELAFLNKGIALSLMDERTGASNRFKYDGGIIEYVKFLNENKQALHEDPIYVEGSRDNIQVEVSLQYNDSYTENIYSFANNINTHEGGTHESGFKSALTRIINDYARKAGLIKDNSGNLTGDDVREGLTAIISVKIPEPQFEGQTKTKLGNSEARGIVESLFSEKLQEFLQENPSVSRRILDKALQASRAREAARKAREMTRRKSALEVSALPGKLADCSSKDASISELYIVEGDSAGGSAKQGRDRHFQAILPLRGKILNVEKARLDRILSNTEIRAIITALGTGIGDDFDLDKARYHKIIIMTDADVDGAHIRTLLLTFFYRYMRKIVEAGFIYIAQPPLFKVERNKVVRYAGTERERDEIIAGFGENAKFNVQRYKGLGEMNAAQLWETTMDPESRTMLQVTIEDAIIADSIFDTLMGDNVEPRRDFIQEHAKSVRNLDI; encoded by the coding sequence ATGTCTATGAATCAACCGGCTTATGATGAGAATCAGATTCAGGTGCTGGAAGGCTTGGAGGCCGTCCGCAAACGTCCGGGGATGTATATCGGATCCACCAGCGAGAAGGGGCTGCACCACCTGGTCTGGGAAGTGGTGGATAACAGCATTGATGAAGCGATGGCCGGCATCTGTGATGAGATCGAGGTTATCGTCCATAAGGATAACAGTATTACGGTCATTGATAACGGTCGCGGTATTCCGGTCGGTGAGAATGCCAAGCTGAAGAAATCCACGCTGGAGGTCGTCATGACAGTGCTCCATGCCGGGGGTAAATTCGGCGGCGGCGGCTACAAGGTGTCCGGCGGTCTGCATGGCGTCGGCGTCTCGGTCGTGAACGCCTTGTCGAGCAAGGTGGTCGTTCAGGTTAAACGCGATGGCCACGTGTATCAGCAGGAATACCATCGGGGTGTTCCGCAATATGATATTCAGGTGATCGGGGATAGTGATGAGCATGGCACTACCGTGACCTTCCTGCCGGATCCCGAGATTTTTACGGAAACGACAGAATACAATTACCAGACACTGCTGACTCGCATCCGCGAGCTGGCCTTCCTGAACAAGGGCATTGCCCTTTCCTTGATGGATGAACGCACGGGAGCCAGCAACCGGTTCAAATATGACGGCGGCATCATTGAGTACGTGAAATTTCTGAATGAGAACAAGCAGGCGCTGCATGAGGATCCGATTTATGTAGAGGGCTCCCGCGACAATATTCAGGTTGAGGTGTCCCTGCAGTACAATGACAGCTATACCGAGAATATTTATTCCTTCGCCAACAACATCAACACGCATGAGGGCGGAACCCATGAATCCGGCTTCAAGAGCGCCCTCACCCGGATTATTAATGATTATGCCCGCAAAGCCGGCCTGATCAAGGACAACAGCGGTAATCTGACCGGGGACGATGTGCGTGAAGGCTTAACCGCGATTATCTCGGTCAAGATTCCGGAGCCGCAGTTTGAAGGCCAGACGAAGACGAAGCTCGGCAACAGTGAGGCACGTGGCATCGTGGAATCCCTCTTCTCAGAGAAGCTGCAGGAATTCCTGCAGGAGAACCCGTCGGTATCCCGGCGGATTCTGGATAAAGCGCTGCAGGCATCTCGTGCCCGTGAAGCAGCCCGTAAAGCGCGGGAGATGACGCGCCGTAAGAGTGCCCTGGAGGTCAGTGCACTGCCGGGCAAGCTGGCCGACTGCTCCTCCAAGGATGCTTCGATCAGTGAGCTGTACATCGTCGAAGGCGACTCCGCCGGCGGATCTGCCAAGCAGGGCAGAGACCGCCATTTCCAGGCTATTTTGCCGCTGCGGGGCAAGATTCTAAACGTCGAAAAGGCGAGGCTGGACCGTATCTTGTCCAATACCGAGATCCGGGCGATTATTACGGCACTCGGTACCGGCATTGGTGATGATTTCGACCTGGATAAAGCTCGTTACCACAAGATCATTATCATGACGGATGCTGACGTAGACGGAGCTCATATTCGTACCCTGCTGCTGACATTCTTTTACCGGTACATGCGCAAGATTGTCGAAGCGGGCTTTATCTATATTGCGCAGCCGCCGCTGTTTAAGGTGGAGCGTAACAAGGTGGTCCGTTATGCGGGCACGGAGCGGGAGCGGGATGAAATCATCGCCGGATTCGGAGAGAACGCCAAGTTTAACGTTCAGCGCTATAAAGGCCTTGGTGAGATGAATGCAGCGCAGCTGTGGGAGACGACGATGGACCCTGAGAGCCGCACAATGCTTCAGGTTACGATTGAGGATGCTATTATTGCCGACAGCATTTTTGATACCCTCATGGGGGATAATGTTGAGCCGCGGCGGGACTTCATTCAGGAGCATGCCAAGTCTGTGCGTAACCTGGATATCTAA
- a CDS encoding YheC/YheD family protein, translated as MTVQRVSSKWAKTKILLLNKDLASYVPDTRIYSLSELQQMLDAYNLVYIKPDQGTYGNGVMCAEKVTVPLSEHSGGISAQYILRYETSTEAYKELDSLHRAITQLCAGKEYIIQKGIRLLKQGGSPFDLRVLTQKTPDGGWESTGIIGRVAALQKIITNHHSGGTTAHFRSLMKEHMNMEETEQLRRKLKDLGVRTAKQLQKKYRNLKEIGLDIAIDERFDIWILEVNTKPALFPFKKFFKNPAVYRKVKKYALAYGRRKL; from the coding sequence TTGACTGTACAACGCGTTTCCAGCAAATGGGCCAAAACAAAGATCCTGCTTCTTAACAAAGACCTGGCCTCCTATGTACCGGATACTCGAATTTACTCCTTGTCGGAACTGCAGCAGATGCTTGATGCGTACAATCTCGTATACATCAAACCGGATCAGGGCACGTACGGCAACGGGGTTATGTGTGCTGAAAAAGTTACAGTTCCGCTGTCAGAGCATTCCGGCGGCATTTCCGCCCAGTACATCCTTCGCTATGAAACCAGCACGGAAGCCTATAAAGAGCTCGACTCGCTGCACAGGGCGATCACCCAGCTTTGCGCCGGCAAAGAATATATTATTCAAAAGGGAATTCGGCTGCTGAAGCAGGGCGGAAGTCCTTTCGATCTAAGAGTGCTTACGCAAAAAACTCCTGACGGCGGCTGGGAAAGCACTGGAATCATCGGCCGGGTCGCCGCCCTCCAAAAAATCATCACCAATCATCACAGTGGGGGCACGACCGCCCATTTCAGAAGTCTGATGAAAGAGCATATGAACATGGAGGAAACCGAGCAGCTTCGCCGGAAGCTAAAGGACCTTGGTGTGCGGACCGCAAAGCAGCTACAGAAGAAATACCGAAACCTGAAGGAAATTGGCTTAGATATCGCAATTGATGAACGCTTTGATATCTGGATCCTGGAGGTCAACACCAAGCCGGCGCTATTCCCTTTTAAGAAGTTTTTTAAAAATCCTGCTGTCTACCGCAAGGTCAAAAAATACGCGCTTGCTTATGGGCGCCGCAAGCTCTGA
- the gyrA gene encoding DNA gyrase subunit A: MAEENFSQIKDRDIGTEMRESFMDYAMSIIVSRALPDVRDGLKPVHRRILYAMSELGMAPDKPYKKSARIVGEVIGKYHPHGDSAVYESMVRMAQDFSMRYMLVDGHGNFGSIDGDMAAAMRYTEARLSKLAMEMLRDINKETIDFAPNYDGEEHEPVVLPARYPNLLVNGVSGIAVGMATNIPPHNLGEVIDGVQALIKNPDLTPLELMDYIQGPDFPTSGYIVGRAGIRQAYQTGRGSVTMRAKATIEENNHKARIVVHEIPYQVNKARLVEKIAELVREKRIDGITDLRDESDRNGMRIVIELRRDVNPNVVLNNLYKHTAMQSNFGINMLAIVNNEPKILNLRDVLHHYLDHQVIVIRRRTEFELRKAEARAHILEGLRIALDHLDEVIALIRASQTTEAAREGLMERFGLSHEQSQAILDMRLQRLTGLEREKIENEYQELLIKIAELKEILANESLVLQIISDELEEIKSRFNDDRRTEIIVGEDSILDEDLIPREEVIITISHTGYIKRLPANTYRSQKRGGKGVVGMGTKSEDFVEHLFGTNSHHYLMFFTDKGKAYRLKAYEIPELSRTARGTPIINLIQIEQGETINAVIPVESFENNDYLFFATREGIVKKTPLEDYVNIRKGGLIAINLREEDSLIDVKLTDGQQEIIMGTAHGMSIRFGESDVRSMGRSATGVKGITLGDGDSVIGMDVVDKELDILIVTSKGYGKRTPVSDYRSQTRGGRGIKTINVTEKNGPVVSLKVVKSEEDLMVITASGTIIRTSMEGISTMGRYTQGVRLINIREDDHVATVCRVDKSEEPAEDEDEDAPFEGDEPSTEQDV, from the coding sequence ATGGCGGAAGAAAATTTCTCCCAAATTAAAGATCGTGACATCGGTACGGAAATGCGTGAATCCTTTATGGATTACGCGATGAGTATCATTGTCAGCCGGGCTCTGCCAGACGTGCGTGACGGACTGAAGCCGGTACACCGCCGTATTTTGTACGCGATGTCCGAGCTTGGCATGGCACCCGATAAACCCTATAAGAAGTCCGCAAGAATTGTCGGTGAGGTCATTGGTAAGTATCATCCGCACGGTGATTCTGCGGTCTATGAATCCATGGTACGGATGGCTCAGGACTTCTCCATGCGCTATATGCTGGTCGACGGCCACGGTAACTTTGGCTCCATTGACGGAGATATGGCGGCTGCAATGCGTTATACCGAAGCCCGTCTATCCAAGCTGGCAATGGAAATGCTGCGGGATATTAATAAAGAAACGATTGATTTTGCACCGAACTATGACGGAGAAGAGCATGAACCGGTTGTGCTGCCGGCCCGCTATCCGAATCTGCTGGTTAACGGCGTGTCGGGGATCGCGGTCGGAATGGCTACCAATATTCCACCGCATAATCTGGGTGAAGTCATCGACGGCGTTCAGGCACTGATCAAGAACCCGGACCTTACGCCGCTGGAGCTGATGGATTACATTCAGGGCCCGGATTTCCCAACCTCCGGTTATATCGTAGGGCGCGCCGGCATTCGCCAGGCTTACCAGACCGGCCGGGGCTCAGTGACGATGCGCGCGAAGGCTACCATTGAGGAGAACAATCACAAGGCCCGGATCGTGGTGCATGAGATTCCTTATCAGGTGAATAAGGCGCGGCTGGTGGAGAAGATTGCAGAGCTGGTGCGTGAGAAGCGGATTGACGGCATTACAGATCTGCGCGATGAGTCCGACCGTAACGGGATGCGTATTGTGATCGAGCTCAGACGCGATGTGAATCCTAACGTGGTGCTGAATAACTTGTATAAGCATACTGCGATGCAGTCTAATTTCGGTATCAACATGCTTGCGATCGTGAACAATGAGCCGAAGATCCTGAACCTGCGCGATGTGCTGCACCATTACCTGGATCATCAGGTGATCGTTATTCGCCGGCGTACAGAATTCGAATTAAGAAAAGCAGAAGCACGAGCCCATATTCTCGAAGGTCTCCGTATTGCGCTGGATCATCTGGATGAGGTTATTGCTTTAATCCGGGCTTCACAGACCACAGAGGCGGCACGCGAGGGCTTGATGGAGCGCTTTGGGCTTAGCCATGAGCAGTCTCAGGCCATCCTGGATATGCGTCTGCAGCGCCTGACAGGTCTCGAGCGTGAGAAGATCGAGAATGAATACCAGGAGCTGTTGATCAAGATTGCCGAGCTGAAAGAAATTTTGGCTAATGAATCTCTTGTGCTGCAGATCATCAGCGATGAGCTGGAAGAGATCAAGTCACGCTTTAATGATGATCGTCGCACAGAGATTATTGTGGGCGAGGACAGCATTTTGGATGAAGACCTGATTCCACGCGAAGAGGTTATCATTACGATCAGCCATACTGGCTATATCAAGCGTCTGCCTGCCAACACCTATCGGAGTCAGAAGCGCGGCGGCAAGGGCGTGGTCGGTATGGGGACGAAGAGCGAGGATTTCGTGGAGCACCTGTTCGGTACTAATTCACACCACTATCTCATGTTCTTCACGGATAAGGGCAAGGCGTACCGCCTGAAGGCGTATGAGATTCCAGAGCTGAGCCGGACTGCACGCGGAACCCCGATCATCAACCTGATCCAGATTGAACAGGGAGAGACCATTAACGCTGTTATTCCGGTAGAGAGCTTTGAGAACAATGACTATCTGTTCTTTGCCACCCGTGAAGGTATCGTGAAAAAAACACCGCTCGAGGATTATGTGAACATCCGCAAGGGCGGATTGATCGCCATTAATCTGCGGGAAGAGGACTCTCTGATCGATGTGAAGCTGACCGACGGCCAGCAGGAGATCATTATGGGTACCGCACACGGGATGTCTATCCGCTTCGGAGAGAGTGACGTCAGATCCATGGGACGGAGTGCAACCGGAGTCAAGGGCATTACGCTGGGCGACGGGGATTCTGTCATCGGCATGGATGTGGTGGACAAGGAGCTGGATATCCTGATCGTTACGAGCAAGGGCTACGGCAAACGTACACCGGTCTCAGACTATCGTTCCCAGACCCGTGGCGGACGCGGCATCAAGACGATTAATGTAACGGAGAAGAACGGTCCTGTTGTCAGCCTGAAGGTCGTGAAATCGGAAGAGGACCTGATGGTGATTACCGCCAGCGGAACGATTATCCGTACAAGCATGGAGGGCATCTCTACCATGGGCAGATACACCCAAGGCGTCCGCTTGATTAACATTCGCGAGGATGACCATGTGGCGACCGTCTGCCGTGTAGATAAGAGCGAGGAGCCTGCTGAGGATGAGGATGAAGATGCTCCATTTGAAGGAGACGAGCCTTCGACTGAGCAGGATGTGTAG